In Cottoperca gobio chromosome 19, fCotGob3.1, whole genome shotgun sequence, the genomic window CTCCTTACATGAGATTTATGTTGAGGGATAATTAACGAATGAGGGCGAGCAGGATTTACCcctgaacatgaatgagtcttGTCACGGTCCACCCATGTGGACTTATAACTGGCATTAAAAGGAGCCATCCAGCTCTTCACATCTCAGGCCAGACTGCAGGAtggtgaagaagaaaagaagtcCTGCAGGGAGTGAGATGGATGTTATCTGAGGGGGAGATTAGATGGTGTAACACACTTTACGAGGCCGACGGGGACAAAACACGCTGAATCCAAAACCAGGGAAGGACGCTGCATGAGACACATCAAAGGTTTCAGCGGCCCAAATATTGAAGATTTATTTATCATTCATCtgtatttcatttgaaaacGCTAATGAGGAaaagttaatttaattaaatatgtattactaTTCAATCTATAATCAGTCTAACAGTTCAACTGAACAGGAAGTAATAATCTGATCCTGATATAGCGACTTATATTTCTTTTACATAGCCACgtaatataaacaaacatctttGATGAGAACTGCACAACATACAGAATAAGATCTGAGTGTTCAACATCACAGGCTCGCTGCACATTTGATTGAAGTGTTGCGCGATAAACACGGCACAAGAGACAATatcacagagaaagaaatatgCATCTTAAACATCTCTAAGGCTGGTAGCATACTCCAATTGTTATATACACAAAAACGTTTACACACTGTAACAATATGTCTTCTCAAAGAGGGCGTCGAGACGGAGGACGTGGGGAAAATGAATTTCTTTAAAGAGTTTGTTTTGAGGATCCTGAATAAATGCAGCAGCGTCTGAACTCACATCAACTACAGTTGagcaatgaaacacacacaatgtgaatGAGGTTGGAGGTTGGTGGGGGGCAGGGACGCTGGGGACTCATCTCGCTGGCGGTAGGCTTTATTCACGGGGATCATCAAAGAGGCCACCTACCCAGTGGAAATCACACTAAACACAGGCGGAGGGTTTACGCTCAGTAATTATCCCTAATTGAGCTTATGCAAGGAGCAGGAACCTGTTATTACACGCTGAGCAGAGCGGGAGAtgaaagggaggagggaggacagaggagagaggacagaggagagagggacacgtggaaaggaaggaggagggtaGGTAGCGGGAGATGCAGGCCGAGCGCGTGATTGACTCCTAAATTACACCACTAGACCTTTTTACTGTTCGCTCGCATCACACTGAGACACGTATATATGCAATTATATATGCCACATTCAAGTtccttatttaataaatgtgccTTTAGCAATAAACTTCTACGTAACCCTCCAAAGGGTTAATTTCTATCCAGagtacaagaagaagaaaagtccCGAAGTTCTCGTCCAAACAATCAAAGACTTGTTATTGCAATACCAGTCTGTTGTTTGCTCCCCGTCAGGCTCTTTGTACTCCTTCAACCTAAAAAATCTTTAAATTCCTGGCTTCATTTGAAGAACACGCAACACAGAGACGACCCAGGAGGAGGATCGCGGCCCCTGATGTTACAACAAACACGATCAGAGACGCTGTGACCGCGGCTTTTCCTGCAAAAAACCCCCTCTGATGGCCAAACAGTCTGATACAGAGGAGGCTGTGTGGGTTTTACTTTTAGCTGTTTTtcatcagccccccccccccctcagggaGGACGAGTACGCAGCATCAGCCAGCTGGTTAAATTGCTTCCAGACTCCACGCTCAGCGCCCGGTATGAATAAAGGCACAAACATGTCAGGAATGTTGAGAAACAGGAATTCAGGTTGAGAAAAGCTTTCATGAAGGAAGTCTGCTCGTCCTCGCCCTGTCTTCTGGGTTCACAGCGTCACGGTTATCTTGCATCTTCTTGTTCTTTGAAAACAAATAGCTTAGAGAAAACATAATATTGTAAATCTGATCATCtatttctcccccctccccccaccaccaGGGACGACTTCAACATCAAGGTGCTGCAGGCCTTCGTGGAGCTGCACGAGTTTGCAGACCTCAATCTCGTCCAAGCGCTACGGTCAGCAGAAGTTCAACTCAAATATTGAGTTACCTCGGCTACGGCGTCAcaaatgaccccccccccctcctctccttctccttgtaGGCAGTTCCTGTGGAGTTTCCGTTTGCCAGGTGAAGCCCAAAAGATCGACCGGATGATGGAGGCGTTTGCTTCGCGGTACTGCCAGTGCAACCCCGGGGTCTTCCAGTCCACAGGTCAGACACAGAGCAGGCTACAggctaccccccccccccccaggcccGTCAGACGAGCTCCAGAACCCCCTTCACTGACCACGCCTGTCATTAAAACTGGGTGTTATTTAACAGTGGATATCGTTTCAATATCACACACTCatattaatagtaatattaaTGCTGAAAATGGTCTTAGCTGAAAAGTATAAGTCTGGTAATGTGCAGCAGGCGTGCATGTTTGTCTGTGCAACAGCTCACAGTAGTGTGTGCAGTAGCAGTAACCGAACATTGAGCCCAATTAAAACGTGAAATGACGAAGGATCCCTTAATCACCGGTGGAATGAGCAAACCCGTCTCTCGGTGCTTCGTGGCGCAGCTTTTGATTACACTGACATTCCTCTCACAGTTAGCAGCACCTCTCGCCCCGTGTCACACACTGTGTGCAAAGCTCCTCTATGTTTTATAGAGAATGTGTGTCAGCGAGCAGACAATAGGCAGCGCGGACCAAAGTGTGTCagtgaggagagacagacagagaggaatgaATGATTCATTTACAGGCAGCCACTGGCCCGTGTGTGTCTGAACATTAATCACAGTGGAGAGACTAAAGCGCTGCCTGCTCCCGCTACTTTACACTTCACTTAtacttctcacacacacacacacacacacacacacacacattcagtgtcTTCTTTCGTCCCTACCAGCCACTAAGTATATTCCTTAAAATCCACACTTAAAAGAATCATGGCTCACGTCCCAGTCCTCTTTTCTgtctgtaatataatataacaaatagATATATGTGTAAGCAGTGGAGATTTGAGTAGAGATGCACTGATTTGCAATTTTCTAGCCCGATTTCCTTTCTCTGACAGCTTACACAAACATTActgtaacttttctttcatggaacatttaaattaaactgtatgttcatgataaaatgttgaatattaaataacatGTGTGTAGCTGTGACATTACTGtctgtactgctgtgtgtgcgACGTATAACCCTCATGCGGCACATGCGTGTACAGATCACCCCATATGTTGATGACATCCTGTTATACATGTTACACCACACATGGTTGATTGTCTAATTTAGTtagtagaaaataaaagcacaataaaGATGTGTTCTGTTAACACATGTTTCACTGCTGCTCTCAGATACCTGCTACGTGCTATCATTTGCTATCATCATGCTGAACACCAGCCTCCACAACCCCAACGTCAGAGACAAGCCCCCTGTGGAGCGTTTTATCTCCATGAACAGAGGCATCAACGAAGGAGGAGATCTGCCAGAGGAGCTTCTCAGGgtaaagacgtgtgtgtgtgggtgtgtgtgtgtgtgtgtgtgtgtgcgcgtgtgtgtgtgcgtgtgtgtgtgttgattgaTCTCTGTGACCGCTCTCCCCATTTCCTCCAGTGTTCACCTTTTTTGATTAATAGCTTTCCTCCCGTGTCTGCAGAACCTTTACGACAGCATCAAAAACGAGCCCTTCAAAATCCCAGAGGATGACGGGAACGATCTCACGCACACATTCTTCAACCCCGACAGAGAGGGCTGGCTCTTAAAGCTCGGTACGTGCATTTAAAGTCACGAAAGTAACATTGATTGTGTTGattttgtgtcatttgtgaGCGGAGCCTCGTCATCCTTTGTGTCCCTGGTGATGACTGTTTGTGTGCGAGTTGTTTCTGATGTGCTTTCAGGCGGCCATGTTGGAGGTTGACAGCTCTTGGGCAACAATAGCTGAAAATAGCTTAggcttagatatctgtgtttcctgttcCACTGGAGGCATATGGTACACGTTGAACCTTTAAGGCCCACGTCACACCAGCAtttcaaatattatataaaatcatttaattgCATTTGCAAATTAAGTGAAGGGTGATCTATTTTTAGCATCAGAGGCGTCGTGTCCCGCCTCCCAGCCGCTCTGTgggaaaataacttttttatgTCCTGATGATTTAAATAAGAGCTATCCAAGTGTTCATACTGGGACGTTTTTCTACTTAAATAAAGACCTGCTGATTTACAAACAGTGTTTTCGGGTCCAATGATGTGATTTGTAATTCCACGGTTTGTTAAACTGGCTTCAGAACCCGGCGCTCTTCCTGGTGTGGGGGCTTGGTGCAGCCACACAGAGCCGCGAGCGAGGCTGTGCAGACTCTTAGTTTGTTTTTGGCTGCGAGCTCTTTGCGCTCACCCTGGGGGACAAAGATGTTATCATTTCAAATGCTAATCTGAGCTGGTTTTCCCCAGTGTGAACACACGACACCAGACCCCTGCTGGCTAATTAGCTGTCATCCATGTTAACAGAGCTGACTTCTCAAAGAGCTGCTGGTTGTTAAGTTGCAGAGAAATAGGTTGAAACTCTGCTGGAACAGAAATGTTTGACGGTGCTACATAATGTTGCTAGATCTGTGACGCGTAGTGTCCTTCCCTTCATCTCGTGACCTCTCCTCCTTGCTTTGTCTCCtattgtctctcctctcctttcactAGAAGCATGCTCATTTCTGATTACACTTTTAACTTCTCTGGCATTGTGATTTCTGTGCTTGTtgtgtcttctgtgtttgttttgttcctccCTTTCTCTAACCTTTCACCTTGTGTTCTGGTCTCTCATTCTGTGACGGCCGTTCCTTCTTAACTCTCTGTATAAGGAGGTAGGTAACACTCCTTCCTCCATCCTCCGGGTTCATCACAGAGTGCCCTCACACTGGCATCGGCTGCCATTATCTCCGTTAGCACAACGGGCCCGTGAACATGCTAGCCTCATTTAATTGGCTTATTGTATCAGAGCTGTTATTGGGCAAATGAGGTGATGGGTTATCTCATTCAAAGGCGAGCTGGAGGTCAGTGATCATTCTCATTGTGCATGGGGATCGGCTGCATTACTCTGTTGGCTCTGGAGGAGGCTGGATGACGCAGAGGGCACGTCTCAGAGGGTGCACACGCAAAGCACAAATGTTTATCCCGAGAAGCCCTCACATGAAAGAAAACTATTAAACTCCTCAAACCACAGTGCCACTCGCCACTTCCCCTTTATTGTCCTGCCTCTTTTCACAAAAATGTACCATGATTACCGGATAATGAAGTAAAAGTCACATCTGTTAGAGCCATAAGCAAACCATTAGTGATCAGGCAGGTTTGAAACAAATCCACATGAATTAGATGTGTTATTTGGACAATTATCCTGGAGTGCTTTCACCTTCAATTCCGTATTGGTCAAGACAACTGATTgaaattgcatttgtttaaagggacagtgcaaAATTTGGTGGCAAAAAATGGTCTAATTCGCTTTTTTGCTGAGAGTTCgaggagaagattgataccactctccaATGTCTGagcggtaaatatgaagctactgctagcttaacttagcttagcttagcttagcacagtaACTGGAAACGCGGAagcagctagcttggctctgtctATTTACTTTCCCCTACTTCCAGTCTGTGTGCAATGCTAAGCTAACAAAGCTGCTAGCTCTAAtgttagcttcatatttagcgtacgggcatgagagtggtatcaaacTTCTCAGCTGCTTCTTGGCAGGAAGGTGAAGAAGCACCTCATGCTCTGGACCATTAGAGGCGTCCCTGCGCGTCATGCAGCTCCTGTGCAGATCTCTGCCAGAACACACACGCTCAGCTTTAGTGAATCTGCTGCTTGAGTCTGCGCTGTGGGAATGCGTCCCTACCGCTGCGTGGCTGGTCATGCAGTGAAGTAAAGGAAACCCTCGCCTCCCTCTGTTCCTGTCCTACGGGCCTCAGTACCCCAcgctgctgcttctcctcttcctgcacccccccctctctctttctcatttgcTCTCTATATCCCACCAGCACTTGCCACTTCCTTTTAGATCCAATTCTTCCCCGTTGGTGAATTCCACGCTAATTTAAGCTCCTTCAGAGGAGTCTGCTTAATGAGAAAGGTTTGAATGAAGCTAACCTGTCAGATTTTTCAATATGATATGTTACTGCACTGCTAACATGAGGCTGTGAAGCTCCATAAGCTCTCTTTTCACTACATTATTAACCAGGACTGAGCCTGCTGCTTTGCCTTAATCCATGATCATCCAGTGTGAACAGCATGTGATAAAATACAGTTATTTGGAAAGTCTACTTTGTGCAGAGGGGTCACAAAACAGCACCTCTGTTTATATTCTGGGAcagaataaagagaaaaggacGAATGCGATCACCTGTCCTCCACATTCATTTGAACTGGAATGAATGGAGGGAGATGTGATGTGAAAGCATTATGACAGGACTCGTCTCAGAAAAGTGTTCAGCATGTaaactaacaaacatacttattcaTCTTTACATGAGATACATGTCCAGCGTGCAGTAATGTGGCTGTGCTGCATGCAAGGACTTCAAATTCATCCAGCAAATAAACTTTTGACTAAATTACATTTAGTAACGCTAAGAGTTTAACTCCCTGACATTTGCACTCCCTCTTCAGAGCGTACATAAACAAACAAGGGAGTGAGTAATCTGCGTCAGAAGCACACAAACACGGGAGGTCCTGCAGCAGAAATAAACGTCAGGTCTTGAGGATTAAATTCAACATATGGCTAAATGGGATAAACGGCTCTCCAGACTCTCCTGCCATATGGTTGACTGTAGCAGAATTACACTTATACTATGCATTTACCCAACAAAAGTAGATCATATTTTACATCCTCAATCCATTTTAGTGAGTGAAATGCGGCGGCTGCATCTGAAAGTAAACATCGCTCATAAATAATGCGGCGTAGATGTCGGATTTTTACTCTAGCTAGCAGTATAGAGCGGAAATCTGGGTCAAGTGAACATTACATATTGATTACATCAGTAACGGCTGCTTTGTGCTCATTCTGTAAAGTCAGCAAACGTGTTATTATGGTGCAGACTGAACGTTGACATCAGGCACGTTGTGTTTTATGTGGATTAAAAAGGTGAATTGCATCACTGATGTTGTAATTAACAGTCCAATAATCCCAATAATCTACTGTTATCTGAGGCAGATGGAGAGGTTGTGTCTCTTTCAAGGAGATTTCCTTATATTAGTATAGTCCCACATTTAGATGTGGCGTTTCTGGAAGGTAGCACTGCGTTGAACAGTTTTCACAAGCCCTCAGGCGTCCATCCCGTGGGACTGGGAGGGGGTGCCGGAGGGAGTATTCAGCCTCCTGATTGAGCCTAATAATGCAGAGAGCTGATGATCAGAACCACATGTGGCACGTGGAGCTGAGGTCTACTGCAGGTTAGCCTCtacatgcacaaacactgtCGCCGCTTCAGTTTGAACTCAAATGTTGCGTGTTTCTCTCCGCAGGCGGCAGGGTGAAGACGTGGAAGAGACGGTGGTTCATTCTGACCGACAACTGCCTCTATTACTTTGAATACACGACAGTGAGTGGGCAGAATAATGTGTTCGCATGTGTGCACGGTATTATTGTGAAGTAGTTTATTGCTTTCAAATGGAAGGATGACGGCTCCTTTGAAACGCataatacacaaatatttatcTCTTTGCaaattacagaaagaaaacattaaattggAGTAAATAGAATTATTTTTCGTGCATTTACTTATTtgatcttttagtttttttgccgAGCTAGCTTGAGAAGATATGtgcgctaaatatgaagctacaggcaAGAgaaggttagcttagcttagcacaaagacttgaaacagggggaaacagctagcctagctgCAAAGACGCGAGAGGGGTATCGAGCTGCTCgactaactctcagcaagaaagcaaataatcacatcttacatttttaaatattacgtCCAACGTCGGTGGGCTAGCTCAGTGTGTAAACCAGataatgtgtaaatattgtATAGACAGGATTGTAcgatggaaataaaaaataaaggacACGCATGAAATCTTACGCACACGTTAAACCCCCCCAGCGTTAAAGCGAGGGGTCTTTGCCTTCCAGCTCTGCTCTTTAACAGATGCAGCCCCTTTGACCTAGATGAACCTCACTCCAGCAATTAACATGAGGCATCATGGGAAACATCTGCAAAGTCTACGGCGCACATCTGGCCCCGCTAAGCCGCAATCCAAGTGCCTCCCCCAACCCTGTCACCCCACGCTTCACCCCAGCATCCCCTTTTCTAAGAACATCCCccctcaaaaacacacacacacacacacacacacacacacacacacacacacacacaaaaaggcacacacacagccagctgTGAGCAGCCGTCCCAGGGCTTTTCCTCCCCCTGCTGTGGCCCCTCATTAGCAGGAAGATGACAGGCAGACACGAGGCCGTTCCTCAAGGTCTCCCCTCACATCTGGCCCCGCAGACACAAAAGCACTCGCTGGAGGATGGAGGGAGCGTAGCGCTATGTCTCCCTCGGGTGCTGTCCTTTACGTGACCAGGATGAATAAAACCTTCAAGTGTGCTTTTTTATCGCCAGCTTGAGTTGTACTCTGATGCTGTCAAGCTTCATATAATGTACAgataaatgttaaaatacttAGCTTTGCTGCGGTGGAAGTGAAGCATGTAGCGTCGTAACTATTTTACTGCATCAACTTTTGACAAACGTTTCAGCTGTGGTCATCCTCCACCAGCCGAAACAGtgtagcgtgttagcatgctaacattagcgttagttttgcaggtattttaggtcataaaccaaaatattggacgcattaaaacttttaaatgtgtatctgTAGAAGAGTTACAACTAGAAGAAGCTAAAGACATTATTTTCCATGCAAAGGAAGATCTCTCACTGAAGCAAATGTCTTGTTGGTGACGTGTGCACACTTAATGAGTGTTGATTTGTGTTTTCCAGGACAAAGAGCCTCGTGGGATTATTCCTCTGGAGAACCTCAGTATCCGAGAGGTGGACGAGCCCAGGAAACCTGTGAGTAGCAACTCCAGACAATCCGCCTTGTTCATATATCGGCACCAACGCGGCCTGGCTGACGTTACTGTCCGTACAACCGTTACATTGTGCGCTCAACATTAGCATGCAGAGATCATAAACTTGTCTTTTCTCGgagttgttcttttttttttctcaccatGCATATCAATTGGTCGCCTCCCCAGAACTGCTTCGAGCTGTACAACCCCAACCACAAAGGTCAAGTGATCAAGGCCTGCAAGACGGAGGCGGACGGCCGCGTCGTCGAGGGCAACCACGTGGTGTACAGGATATCGGCGCCCACgccggaggagaaggaggagtggATCAAATCCATCAAGTAAGAGACGCCGTGTTAGTGTGGCTCCATTTACACTGAGAGGGCACTTAGCCAACGCCGGGCTGCTCCCATGTGGGACTTTCTCATGCCCGACCTTgactgtgagacacacacacacacacacacacacacacacacacacacacacacacacacacacacacacattcagacgcTGGTGACTAAATGTGACTCTGTTTCTCACACTTCAACACAGATAACACCCTCTCACTGGATAAGCTCACTTCCCTTTGATTAGAGCTGGGcgaacgcacacacacgcacacacacacacatgcacacacacacatatatgcacagAAGTGTTTTGGCAGCCCTGACACCAGATTTGTTATATCCAAATGGTGCCTTGTTAACCAGGAAGCAGAGTGGAGGTGCAGCAGTAAATTGGGCCCAGTGGGTAATTGATCAGCTCGCTGGTTATCATCCACTCGGCTGCAGCTTCACCGAAAAATACGATCAATATCACGGAAGAAATACTATTACACAACGCTCCCATGCTCTAATGCTATTGAAAAAACACTTAGCATGGACGTATGTGTATGCATTAAATAAAAGTGATGTTCTTCAGCTGAGTCACCTGAAATCTCGGGCTGCTTCATGTACAAGAGAGGTCGTCACTTCTCTCTGTTTGGGAGATCTTCGACCTTGAGATGTCTGCTTCACACTCGACTGACCTCGGAGGTTTTAGTGCAGAAGCACATCATTAATGCAAAGTGTCTTCCGCTCGCTGCTGGAACAACAAAGATCCCAGATTGGACTCAGCAGGACAGAACTGCACTGTCTCaaactcacactctcactcgaCTCAGCTGCTGGGGCGGCAGACTGTCCTGTGGTCAGCagattctctcacacacacacacacacacctgactcATCTGCAAGGCTGGAAACTGTTCTTGTGGTGACTgctctgtgcacacacagacacgtacGCGTATAAGACTGTCAGCATGTTCTGCTGCTGGGAAGGCTGCGGGTTACTCAGCGTTATTCccctcctcagtgtgtgtgtcagtgaaaaCACTTTAGGGTCTGAAACTTGCATTTTCCTACAAGGAAGCCTGGAAAGCTATGGAGACGATTGAAGCGAATTGCacgagctggtgaacatagttgaacatttagcagctaaagagcgaGAAATGTCCCTCAGGAGTCGGTggaaaccaaaacagagctaagaGTGAATACTGGCTTCATGTCTGCTGGGTGTAAACAGGAAGCTGTTTGTAATGACAGTAACCCACCACTCAGTTTACTCTGGACATTTTGAGTGACGGCTTTCATCTCTGAGAATAAGACAATATTAGGTTAACAATCATTATCTTACACGTGTGACGTGAAAGGAACATTCtcccctttttaaatacatgtatgtatatgtgtgcgcATCACATCTGACTGAGATATTTATAGCATAGCAAGGGGAGTTAGTTTAAAGAGCGTGAAATCACTGTAAATGTCAGGTTTCGATGTTGATCGCTCAGAATCAAAGCAAAGGGGGGCTTCTATCTCGAGCGCTGCAGACACGACACATGACGTGTTTTCGGTAAGACGCACTGACTGACGGATACAAGACAGATTAAGGTCAAGTTAGTGCACTGAGAAATTACTAGACCTCATTACAAAATGTTCTTAACGCCCCAACTGATCACATGCaacagtgtttttcttctctccataGTAACAGATTAACGATTGtgacatcctctcctctctccgcaGAGCAAGCATCAGCAGGGATCCTTTCTACGACATGCTGGCCACCAGGAAGCGGAGGATAGCCAATAAGAAATGATGACCGACCCACCGTCATCTgagtccttgtgtgtgtgtgtgtgtgtgtgtgttgtcacatgtcacagggtGTCATGTAGGCCTCCTGTTTGTTCTTACCGGGCTGGAGGACGAGCAGCAGGTTCAAGTATATTCAGACTAAAATGAATCTTTCCCATCTGAAGATCGTCGGCACCGGCGTGTGAAGGTTTTATTTCATCCGGAACAGACTCTGAACACAGATGTGCCGTTTGGGTGAGACTTTATGGACAAGAGGGAACTGTGAAGGAAAGATCTTCACCCAACTGGATGATAAACGGACAAAGGGATGAGGACTACAGTGGTGACCGGTCAGGGGAAACCTTTGCAAAGGGAGCCCTCTGGTGGACACATGAGGAATTAACTCTTAAGGGAGGAGTTGACGCCTGAATCCCCATCGTCCTCGTACATCTGGCTCGCCTGTCTGCTCACAAGACTCCCAAATGCCAGTCAACATTTCATTATCTTCCCCTCAGAGCTTCTTCGACAACTGCCAACAACAATGTTTTGTAGTAGCTTCAAACTACAGAAAGCCTCAAGCTTGTAAATCAGCTGGTCTGATTGTTAGACTGTATATGCAAACACACTGATTTATTCTCATATACTTCATTATAGGGCTGCAgctcattattttcattatcgattaatctgctgattgtcTAAATTCATCGATTGGtttataaaatagtgaaaactgTCCATCCCAGAGTCCAAggatctttaaatgtcttgttttgtcagacctaaatccaaagatatttggtttaatatgatataaaacagagaaaagcagcaaatctccaaatctgagaggctgaaaactgcattttctgacatttctgcatgaCAAATTACATCAATGATTATTCGATTgtcaactaatcgttgcagctctgtTTCCTCTTTGAAGTCAAAGGAATCGATGCAGGTTAAGGAATAACACTTCACACCCTCttcagctatatatatatatatatatacacatcctATATTAATTCTGTAAACGGTCATTTTATGTATTGAAGATCCACCtgtgttcatttcttttgtatttattttcttaatttgttTAACAAAAGAGGCAGCCCCCCCCCTTTACATTATGCATGTGTAGAATATATTGTACATActggttccccccccccctttctttcttGTGTTTATGTAGCATGTAAATCATAATGGCCGTAGCCTATACCCGTTCACCTTTTTAGTTTGAACAGCTGACAGTTTACAGTAGTGGTAGAGGGGCTTTGTGCAGCTCTTTGCAGTGAAACCTCCTCACACTGAAGATCACATAATACAAGATGTTATATGACAGGAGAGTATCGGCGGGTTTAAAACACCCGGGGAAAAGGTGAAACAAATGAGATACTGGAATTTAAAAACTCCTAAATCGTGTGAATGCTGAGTGGAATCTGAGGACTGTTTCTCCCAAACCAGATCGAGACAACTTGCAGACAAACTCTTCATCGTTAGACGAAGCGTCGGGGGTTAAAACGTGGCTCGATCTTAGTTTGGGGAAAGCTGCTCCTGAATACTTTGAAGACtttgaataaaaatgacatgCTGATCAGAAAACAGTTTGTGTGCGCATGTGAATTCAGTGAGAAGAGCTAAAGTTACCCGGTCTTTGGTTATTATTGAAAGTGTGAATAATATAGTCAGCTGAGCCATagctaggtgtgtgtgtgtgtgtgtgtgtgtgtgtgtgtgtgtgtgtgtgtgtgtgttaacaaaAGGTGAATACGATGTATCTACATGTCATCATTTAACGTGGAAGGTTTGTTCAACAAGAGGCTCGGATACAATCCATCTATTCCTCGTATACAAAAAGGCAGACgggagcttttctttttaaatccctGGCAACTCGCTAATCAACGTTGtcccattcatttcaatgcaGCTTGTAATCAAAGACCAAGAACAAATTACAATTTCTGAcattaacaaatgtattttaaggcTTTTACCTTATACAATGTATAAATTCTGACATGctaaactaaaaaaaaaggtataacagaagaaacaaaacagaaaacaaaagcaaaccaTACTCATTCCCAAGTGTTTTGTCCAGAGAATATGGTCAATATTAACATGAATTCttctgaaaacaaatacaaaacatctaCTGATAACCCTGATGCAGGATTTTTACGTATAAAAATAACTGATAGTACAGTTCAAAATTAAATTCACAGTATTTTTTATGACGCTAGAAGAcacaaaactgtatttttcattaaaaagcaaacacaaatgGTCCACAGGCATGATAACAAATATTTgatggtttctttttttttaacgtaa contains:
- the LOC115024344 gene encoding cytohesin-3-like translates to MDEDNHVPEDLSLEERDELSNIRRRKRELLDDIERLKFEIAEVMTEIEQLTCVGESKTSQRNKQIAMGRKKFNMDPKKGIQFLLENDLLQHTPEDISQFLYKGEGLNKTVIGDYLGERDDFNIKVLQAFVELHEFADLNLVQALRQFLWSFRLPGEAQKIDRMMEAFASRYCQCNPGVFQSTDTCYVLSFAIIMLNTSLHNPNVRDKPPVERFISMNRGINEGGDLPEELLRNLYDSIKNEPFKIPEDDGNDLTHTFFNPDREGWLLKLGGRVKTWKRRWFILTDNCLYYFEYTTDKEPRGIIPLENLSIREVDEPRKPNCFELYNPNHKGQVIKACKTEADGRVVEGNHVVYRISAPTPEEKEEWIKSIKASISRDPFYDMLATRKRRIANKK